The following coding sequences lie in one Candidatus Aminicenantes bacterium genomic window:
- a CDS encoding M20/M25/M40 family metallo-hydrolase produces MSRKPGLLAAAICLAVFAGPASAQSPVSDWDLLRQIVLVPGLSGQETAVMDWIQARLPKGVQPERDARRNLWFTVGTGRPHILFVAHADELGMTVDKISPLGLVRLKGRGGFLPQACEGRPFAVQTPKGPVDGVIPPRSDFDTAKAAPFAPEAYDLDVGASTETEARGLGIAEGQMVLFKKSLIDLASGVLAARAVDDRAGCAALLAAAQQTDWSKLKGRTITCAWSVEEETGLLGATELARVLKPDYVFAVDTFVSSDSPLENKRFGNARLGQGAVLRALDSSNIIPKPQLNKVLALAAARKIPVQVADSRGGNDGSVFTVGGAVDIPLSWPGAYAHSFIEKIDARDLAALTSLIKVIITSFQ; encoded by the coding sequence ATGAGCCGCAAGCCGGGCCTTCTTGCCGCGGCGATCTGCCTGGCGGTCTTCGCGGGCCCGGCCTCGGCCCAAAGCCCCGTCTCGGATTGGGACCTTCTCCGGCAGATCGTCCTCGTGCCGGGCCTCTCCGGCCAGGAGACGGCGGTCATGGATTGGATCCAGGCCCGCCTTCCCAAGGGCGTCCAGCCGGAGCGCGATGCCCGCCGGAATCTCTGGTTCACTGTCGGGACGGGCCGGCCCCATATCCTCTTCGTCGCCCATGCCGACGAGCTGGGAATGACGGTGGACAAGATCTCCCCGTTGGGCTTGGTCCGCCTGAAAGGGCGGGGCGGGTTTTTGCCGCAGGCGTGCGAGGGCCGGCCGTTCGCGGTCCAGACGCCCAAGGGGCCCGTCGACGGCGTCATTCCCCCCCGGTCCGATTTCGATACGGCCAAGGCCGCGCCCTTCGCGCCGGAAGCCTACGACCTGGACGTCGGGGCGTCGACCGAGACGGAGGCGCGCGGGCTGGGGATCGCCGAAGGCCAAATGGTTCTCTTCAAGAAGAGCCTGATCGATCTCGCTTCGGGCGTCCTGGCCGCGCGGGCCGTGGACGACCGGGCCGGCTGCGCCGCCCTGCTGGCCGCGGCCCAGCAGACCGACTGGTCCAAGCTCAAAGGCCGGACCATCACATGTGCCTGGAGTGTGGAGGAAGAGACGGGGCTCCTGGGGGCGACCGAGCTGGCCCGCGTCCTCAAGCCGGATTACGTCTTTGCCGTCGACACGTTCGTGTCGTCCGATTCACCGCTCGAGAACAAGCGTTTCGGGAACGCCCGGCTCGGCCAGGGCGCGGTGCTGCGGGCTTTGGACAGCTCGAATATCATCCCCAAACCGCAGCTGAACAAGGTCCTGGCCCTGGCCGCGGCCCGCAAGATTCCGGTCCAGGTGGCCGATTCCCGGGGCGGCAACGACGGCTCGGTCTTCACCGTCGGAGGCGCCGTCGACATCCCGTTGTCGTGGCCGGGGGCCTACGCGCACTCCTTCATCGAGAAGATCGACGCCCGGGACCTCGCGGCCCTGACCTCGCTGATCAAAGTGATCATCACCTCGTTCCAATAG